The following proteins are co-located in the Lagenorhynchus albirostris chromosome 4, mLagAlb1.1, whole genome shotgun sequence genome:
- the CSN2 gene encoding beta-casein encodes MPLNTVYKEPQKQTIIHSAPSSLLFLYFRKKDLITMKVLILACLLALALAREKEELIVSSETVKSLSSSEESVMHINEKIEKFKHEEQQQTEDERQDKIHHFSQPQPLVYSYTGPIPYPILTQNILPLAQPPVVVPFPQPEIMEVPKAKETILPKHKEMRFPKSPVEPFIESQSLTLTDLENLHLPLPLLKSLMHQPPHRLPPTPMFPPQPLQSLSQPKVLPIPQQVVPYLQRDMPIQALLLYQEPVLGPIRGLYPVIVSPNLLIVLFHL; translated from the exons ATGCCATTAAATACTGTATATAAAGAGCCACAAAAGCAGACCATTATCCACTCAGCtccttcttcacttcttttcctcTACTTCAGAAAAAAG GACTTAATAACCATGAAGGTCCTCATCCTTGCCTGCTTGTTGGCTCTTGCCCTTGCAAGAGAG AAAGAAGAACTCATTGTATCCAGTGAG aCTGTGAAAAGCCTTTCAAGCAGTGAG gaATCTGTTATGCACATCAATGAG AAAATTGAGAAGTTTAAACATGAGGAACAGCAGCAAACAGAG gaTGAACGCCAGGATAAAATCCACCACTTTTCCCAGCCACAGCCTCTAGTCTATTCCTACACTGGGCCAATCCCTTACCCTATTCTTACACAAAACATCCTGCCTCTTGCTCAGCCCCCTGTGGTGGTGCCTTTCCCTCAGCCTGAAATAATGGAAGTCCCCAAAGCTAAGGAGACTATCCTTCCTAAGCATAAAGAAATGCGCTTCCCTAAATCTCCAGTAGAGCCCTTTATTGAAAGCCAGAGCCTGACTCTCACTGATCTTGAAAATCTGCACCTTCCTCTGCCTCTGCTCAAGTCCTTGATGCACCAGCCTCCCCATCGTCTTCCTCCTACCCCCATGTTTCCTCCTCAGCCACTGCAGTCCCTTTCTCAGCCCAAAGTCCTGCCTATTCCCCAGCAAGTGGTGCCCTACCTCCAGAGAGATATGCCCATCCAGGCCCTTCTGCTGTACCAGGAGCCTGTACTTGGTCCTATCCGGGGGCTCTACCCTGTTATTGTAAGTCCAAATTTACTAATTGTGCTGTTtcacttatga